The genome window TATCAACTAACAGTGAGCGTAGCGAACGCCCTTTTATAGTAATTAGCGGTTAGGGCGGGTTTCTACGAAACCCTTTTAGCGATTAGCAANNNNNNNNNNNNNNNNNNNNNNNNNNNNNNNNNNNNNNNNNNNNNNNNNNNNNNNNNNNNNNNNNNNNNNNNNNNNNNNNNNNNNNNNNNNNNNNNNNNNNNNNNNNNNNNNNNNNNNNNNNNNNNNNNNNNNNNNNNNNNNNNNNNNNNNNNNNCAGTGAGCGTAGCGAACGCCCTAACACCTAACCGCTATCAGTGAGCGTAGCGAACGCCCTAACACCTAACCGCTATCAGCGATCGGTAAAGAGGGCATTGTGGCGAAGGGAAAACGATTGTAATCGCTACATGCCCTACTGACGGCTAACGGTTTCCGACGGAAACTGACTGCCAACATAATGGAGATTGTAATGAACAAAGGATTGATAGTTTTCATAATCTGTTTACTTTTGAGTATTGTAGATGTTTCTGCGCAAGCACAACGACTCGTTTCACTTCAGCCCACACGTGCTATCGAACTCGCGCTACAGAATAACGAGACGGTAAAAAAAGCAGAAAAAGTCGTAGAACGCGCCAAGGCAAACCTCCGGGTGTCCAAGGCTGTTTATCTGCCACAAGTTGGGCTCACGGGTGAATATCAACGCCAAAAAGACGGCGATATCGATGATAGAGACTATCTCACCCGCGCGCAGGCGAGTATGCTCCTCGCCCAATTCGGTGAAATTCCCGAAGGTCTCGATGCCACACAGGAGGAAGTCCGAAAGGCAGAGATTGAATACGAGCACTCGAAAAAGGAGAGCGTTTACGCCGTTCGGAACCTCTGGCACAATATCATCCTCACACAGGAAGAGATTCAGGAACGACGTGCGATTGAGGTAGAACTCAATAAAAAACTCAAAGGCACACAAATCAAGCACGCAGAAAAACGGATCCCTTTCCTCAGTCGCCTCAATACGGAACTTGAACTCTCCGAACAGCAAC of Candidatus Poribacteria bacterium contains these proteins:
- a CDS encoding TolC family protein translates to MNKGLIVFIICLLLSIVDVSAQAQRLVSLQPTRAIELALQNNETVKKAEKVVERAKANLRVSKAVYLPQVGLTGEYQRQKDGDIDDRDYLTRAQASMLLAQFGEIPEGLDATQEEVRKAEIEYEHSKKESVYAVRNLWHNIILTQEEIQERRAIEVELNKKLKGTQIKHAEKRIPFLSRLNTELELSEQQLALNELQRRLDVDTAELIRLTGLDPLSEVTLSQPLPEDDLTLETAVELALANNLGLRDLQGDMLRQERLAGETLWHRFPELSAEARYKDLHVLLEQHQPSVGARGQTWDAKALYDPVILDRERDASSIFQTSPRTRDGWELRFNFNIPLYDGNKTKNLRAVEIAELERLQLAYIEKTKSIRVAVRR